One stretch of Arachis duranensis cultivar V14167 chromosome 1, aradu.V14167.gnm2.J7QH, whole genome shotgun sequence DNA includes these proteins:
- the LOC107486974 gene encoding superoxide dismutase [Cu-Zn], chloroplastic-like, producing the protein MAYLGPHFHPNKMKHGAPGDQICHAGDLGNIVANAYGVAEATIVDNQIPLIGPNLVVGRALVVHELEDVLGKGGKELSLSTGNAGGRLACGVVGLTPE; encoded by the exons ATGGCATATTTAGGACCACATTTTCATCCTAATAAGATGAAACATGGTGCTCCGGGAGATCAAATTTGCCATGCGGGTGACCTGGGAAACATAGTTGCTAATGCATATG GAGTTGCAGAAGCAACCATTGTCGACAATCAG ATACCACTGATTGGCCCCAATTTAGTAGTTGGAAGAGCCTTGGTGGTTCATGAGCTTGAGGATGTCCTTGGAAAAG GTGGGAAAGAACTCAGCTTGAGCACTGGAAATGCTGGTGGAAGATTGGCATGTG GGGTTGTTGGTCTGACTCCAGAGTGA